The sequence below is a genomic window from Streptomyces sp. V1I1.
TTGGTGGTCACCCAACCGCCGGGAGGCAGGCACGATATCCCCTGCTGTATGGAGGCCACAGAGGCCCGACCCAAGATTTTGGCGGGTCCGGCTGATGCGGGGAAGCGTGACATCCGGCACACTGCCCCATTTCGGGCGACGAGGATTAGCGGCACTCCGTGCCGGGCAAACTCCGCCCCTGCGGCAGGATGGCCCCGTGACCGACCACGATCTCGCCGCGCTGGGACGCGTCGTCCCGGACCCCGCCGCCGTCCCGGATCCCGCCGCCGTCCCGGATCCCGCCGCCTCCGGAGCGGCCGGCTCTGGACCCGTCGTTCCGGATCCGGCCGTCCCGGACCCGGAAGCCGCCCCAGACCCGGAAGCCGCTTCGCACGACCCTGCCGTCATGCGGGAGCAGTACCGCTCCACCCCGCTCCTGGAGACGGATCTGGCCGCCGACCCCATGGACCAGTTCGCCCGCTGGTTCAAGGACGCCGCGTCCGGCGGTCTGCACGAGCCGAACGCCATGATCGTCTCCACCGCCACCCCCGACGGCCGCCCGTCCTCCCGCACCGTGCTGCTGAAGCAGTACGACGCGCACGGCTTCGTCTTCTACACGAACTACGACTCCCGCAAGGGTCGCGAGATGGCCGCCAATCCGTACGTCTCGCTGCTCTTCCCCTGGCATCCGCTGGCCCGTCAGGTCATCGTCACGGGCGTCGCGGCCCGTATCGGACGGGACGAGACCGCCGCGTACTTCCGCAGCCGTCCGCACGGATCGCAGCTGGGCGCATGGGCGAGCGAGCAGTCCTCGGTGATCGGCTCGCGCGACGAACTGCTGCGCAGATACGAGGAGCTGGCGACCCGATACCCGGAGGGAGAGCAGGTCCCCGCGCCGCCGGAGTGGGGCGGCTACCGGATCGATCCGCAGACGCTGGAGTTCTGGCAGGGCCACGAGAACCGGCTGCACGACCGGCTGCGGTATGTCCGTACGGAGTCAGGCTGGAAGGTCGAGCGCCTGTCACCCTGAGAGCTGCCGCCCTTGCAGCAGCGCGGTGCGCACCGCCGCCGGGATGTCGGTCACCGGGTACTGCACATGCCGGACGGCGCGCTCCCGGTCCAGCACCAGCACCGCCCGCTTCAGCCGCAGCGCCTGCCCCGCCCGGAAGGTCGGCAGCCGCAGCGCCGCCGACAGCCGGGTGTCCATGTCTGAGAGCAGCGGGAAGGGAATGTCCTCGGCGACGGCGAAGGCGCGCTGCTCGTCGGGCCGCTGGGTGCTCACCCCCCGTACCGCGACGCCCGCCGCGGTGAAATCGCCGTACGCGTCCCGGAACAGCCGGTTCTCCAGGGTGCAGCCGACCGTCCCCGGGATGTCGGCCCAGCCGTCCGGCAGCGGGCTGGGCCGCCCGGTGGCCGGATAGCAGAACAGCACGGTGGCCGCGGCCTGCGCGTCCACCGGATCCAGCTCGCCGCCGGTGTGCGCGGGCAGCGCGATCCGCGGCAGTCGCGTGCCGGGCAGCCCGAGCACCCGGTGCGCCTCGGCGCTGTGTTCGTCGGCGGATGCGGTGAGTGTGCCGTCGCCGAGCAGCCAGCGGTCGGCCCAGTCCTGCATGGACACGAGTACCGGGAGCAGCGCGCGTCCGGTGTCGGTGAGCCGGTACTCGTATCGGACGGGCCCCTGCTGGTACGGGACCTTCTCCAGGACGCCGCTGTCGACGAGGTGGTTCAGCCGCTCGGTGAGGACCTTCCGGGAGATGTCCAGCTCGTGCTGGAGCTCGTCGAAGCGGTACCGGCCGCGCGCTGCCTCGCGTACGAGGAGGAGGCTCCACCAGTCGCCGATCACGGCGGCGGCCTGCGCGACGGCGCATGCGGCGTCGCGCTCGGGTACTGATCTGGCCATGGTCCGGCACCTCCGTGAGTTCCCGATGGAAACTCTAGGCCGGGGGACTCCGGGCCGGGGAAACCCGGGGCGGGGGAACCGGGGCGGGGGAGACCCGGGCCGGGGCGACTCCGGGCCGGGACACTCATGGCCCGGGAATGCAGAAACCCGCGGGCTCTGGTTCCTCCGGAGAGGAGCCGGCCGGATGTGCCGGCGAGCCCGCGGGTCGGTGACTGCTTGGAATTTCGGCCGACGGTCAGTCGGCTGCACACAGAGTGCGACGACGGGCCGTCAGCCCGCAGTCACCTCACGCATCCGAAACGACTTCACTTCCGGATCACCTCCTTTCACCGTGTGGCCCACACCTTAGGAACCGACGGATTGAGGATCAACCGAATTGATCGGGGGTACAAAGATTTTGGGGAACCTTATGTGTCCTGCGTCACGTTCCAGTTGAATGGTCTGACGTGCATCAGCATGCGCGGAGGCGTCCTGCAGGGGGTCCGGGATGAGTGCTTCCAGGAGTGAGACCACCAACGCGCTCGGGCCTGACGAGCCGGTGCCCGAGGGCGAGGGCTCGGCGGAGCCCGTGACGGTACCGGGGTCGGAGCTGCTTGCGGCGTTGCTCGACGGGATGGACGCCGCGCTCTGTGCGTTCGATGCCGACGGCACGATCACGCACTGGAACCGCGAGGCAGAGCGGATCCTCGGGTGGTCGTCCGAGGAGGCCGTGGGGCGCCGCGGGTTCGCCGGGTGGGCGGTGCGGACCGCCGACGCCGAGGAGGTGCAGGGGCGGCTGATGGCCGCGATGGACGGGCCGGGGCGGCAGGTCCACGAGTTCGCGCTGCTGCGCAAGGACGGCGGGCGGGTTCTCGTACGGACCCAGTCGGCGCGGGTGCTCGGCGCGGACGGCAAACCGGCGGGGGTGTACTGCGCCTTCAGCGAGGTGCATGCGCAGATCGACCTGGAGCGATCGATCGCGCTCAGTGAGGCGCTGTTCGAGGACGCATCCTGGGGTGTCGTCCTGGTCGACGTGGACCTGCGGCCGACCGTCGTCAACGGCTATGCGTCGCGCGCGCTCGGCGCGGGGCGTACGTCTCCGCTCGGGCGGCCGCTGGGTGAGCTGGTCGTCCAGGGCGTGGAGGAGCTGGAGGGCGCGCTCCACCATGTGCTGGCGGAGGGTGCGCCGCGGGGGCTCGTGGAGCTGTGGGTGACGCTGGGCACGGGCGATGGGGAGCGGCGGCGGTGCTGGCGCAGCGGGTTCCTGCGGCTGGCCTCACCGCTGGCGGAGGAGCCGGTGCCGCTGGGCGTGGGGTGGCTGTTCCACGACGTGACCGAGTCGAAGCTGGCCGAGCAGGAGGCGGACCGGCTGCGCTTCCGGTCGAGCCAGCTGCACCGGGCGGGGCGGGCCGCCGCGGAGTGCGAGGACCCGATGGAGGCGGCGACGGCGTATCTGGACTTCGCGCTGGCGGGCTTCGCGGACCATGCGCTGATCGACCTGGCGGAACCGGACGGCGCACGCCTGATCCGCGCGGCGGCGACACCGTCGGGCGCGCCGGGCCCGTGCGTCCCGGTGGTGGGCGGCGGCATCCCGGTGCGCTACCCACCGGGCCACCCGGCGCTCCAGGCGGCCGACCGCAACGGCTCGGTGCGCGCGAGCGCGCCCACGAGTAAGCCGGCCGACGAGTGGGCGGCGGAGCGCCAGTGGCCCCGGGACGCGGTGCACGCGCTGTGCACGGTGCTGCGGAGCCGGGGCCGGACGCTGGGTGTGGTGACGTTCCTGCGCGGAGCGAGCCGCCCACCGTTCGAACGCGCGGACGCGATGTACGCGGAGAGCATGGCGGTACTGACGGCGTCGGCGCTTGACCTGACCCGACTGACGGCCGACTGAGCCGGCCACCTGTGGCTGCACCGGGGCTCGGCCACGGGCCCCGCGCCTCAATCGCCGGCGGAGCTGGATTTCGCGTCCGGGACGCCTCAAACTCCCCCCGGACTTCGTCCGGGGGGACCCCCACGAGGCTGGACTTCCCGCCGGTCGGTCCGAATTTTCAGGCCGACCGGCGGAAACAAGCCGTCCGGCGATTGAGGACACTCCCCCTACGCCCTGAGGGCGTAGGGGGACCCCCAGAAGGGCGTACCGGGGCCTTGGGGCCTGCCCCCCAGTTACGGGGAAGGGGCGGGTAGGGGAACAGACCCCCGGACCCGCACCCTCACCCCGCCTGCAACGCCAGCGTCGGAGACAGCCCCGCCGCCCGGACCGCCGGATACAGTCCCGCCACCGTGCCGATCAGGAGCGTCGCTCCGAAGCCGCCTCCGACCGCCCACAGCGGAACCACCCACGGCAGACCGCCCGACGCCGCATACGCCCCCGTCGCCGCCGCGCCGAGTGCCACGCCCGCCAGGCCGCCGAGGCCCGAGAGCATCAGTGACTCGGTGACGAACTGGATACGGATATGCCCCCTGGTCGCGCCCAGCGAGCGCCGCAGACCGATCTCGTGTCGGCGTTCGAGCACAGAAATGATCATGGTGTTGGCGACCCCGACACCGCCGACGAGCAGGGCGATCCCGCCCAGCGCGAGCAGCAGCGTGGAGAACGCGCCCTCGGTCGCCGCCTTCGCCTTGAGCGCCGACGACGGGTCCGTGACCCGTACGTTCTGCGGGTTCTGCGGATCGATGGTCGGGGCGAGCAGCTTCCGTACGTCCCCTACGGAGGTGTCCGTCGAGCGTTCGTACACCGACGTGGGATGACCGTCGTAGCCGAGTAGTTCCTCCGCCGCCTCCGGGCCCACCAGCACCGACCGTTCGATCTCGGGCGCGAGCGGCAGCGGGTCCAGGATGCCGACGACGGTGAAGTAGCGGCCGCCGATCCATACCTGCCGCCCCGGCTCGGTGACGCCGAGCCGCTCGGCGGCCACATCGCCGAGGACGACGGACGGGTAGCGGCCGTTGGCGGCGTTCAGCCACGTCCCGGACGCGACCGTGCCGCGCAACACTTCCAGCAGCTTCTCCGTCGCGGCCTTGACGGCGATGCCGCCCGTCTCGTCCTCCGGGATCTTCTCGTGCCGCCGTACCGAATGCTTCAAGTTGCCTGTCGCGCCGACTTGTTGTACGCCGTCGATACGGCTCACCATCCCGGGCGCGTCCTTGGGCAGCTTGACCTCCTCCCCGGCGAACAGCGACTCGCCGGGCGTCGCCACCAGCAGATTCGTACCGAGCTCGTCCAGCTGACGCATCAACTGCGCCTTGCTGGAGGCCGAGATGCCCACCACCGCGATCATCGTTGCGATGCCGATGGCGATACCGAGCGCGGACAGCACGACACGTACCGGACGGCTCCGCAGCCCCGCGGATCCGACATGCAGGACGTCCCGGGGGCTGAGACGCGCCGCTTTGAGGCGCGCACCCGCCCTCAACAGACCGCTCCCTCAAGACCCGCGAGGGAGTTGTCGGCGACGATCCGGCCGTCCCGCAGCCTCACCTGCCGCGGCAGTTGCGCCGCAATCTCGGTGTCGTGCGTGATGACGGCGATGGTCGCGCCCTCCGCGTTGAGGTCGTGCAGCAGCCCCATGACCGCCTCGCCCGACGCCGAGTCCAGCGCCCCGGTCGGCTCGTCGGCGAGCAGCAGATCGGGCTCGCCGACGACCGCGCGGGCGATCGCGACGCGCTGCTTCTGCCCGCCGGACAGCTCGTGCGGGCGGTGCTTCATCCGGTCGGCGAGCCCGACCCGGGCGAGCGCGTCCGCGGCGAGGGCACGCCGACGGGCCCGCGGCAGACCGGAGTAGAGGAGCCCTTCGGCCACGTTGTCCTGCGCGCTGACCCCGGGCACCAAGTGGAACGCCTGGAAGACGAAACCGATGTGCCGCGACCGCAGCGCCGACAGCCGCCGGTCGTTGAGGGAGGCGACCTCGTGCCCGGTGATGGTGACCGTACCCGCGGTGGGCCGGTCCAGGGTGCCGACGATGTGCAGGAGCGTGGACTTGCCGGAGCCGGACGGTCCGACGATGCCCAGCAACTCCCCGGCGCCGACGGTGAGATCGACGCTGTCGAGCGCCCGCACACCGCCCGCGTACTCCTTGGTGACGCCAAAGAGTGCGACCACAGTGTTCAAGGGCGTGCTCATGCGGACGGCACCCCGACCTTCATGCCATCGCGCAGCCCCTCGCCGCTGACCTCGACGCGGCCCTGCCCGAAGATGCCGAGCTCGACCTTCACATCGCGCGTGCCGCCGTTCTCGACGACCTGCACGCCGAACCCGCCGCCCGGCAGTGCGAGCAGCGCGTTGACGGGTACGGAGAGGATGTTCTCGCGGGTCTCGCCGGTGAGGCTGACGGTGACCGGCGACTGGTCGAACGCTGTGACCTTCTTCGGGTTGTCGAAGGAGACCGTGACATCGATCTTCGGCGACTTGTCCTGCGGGTCGTCCCCCGACTTGGCCGTCTTGCCGACCCCGGTGACCTTCCCGGTCGCGCTGCTGCCGTCCGGGAGGCCAACAGAGACCCGTGTGCCAACCTTGGCGAGTCCGCCGTCGGCGACTGACAGCTTGAAGCGTACGACGCGCTGGGAGCCCGTCACGGTGAGCAGCGGCTTGCCGGGTGCGACCGGCTCGCCGGTCTCCGCGCCCCGGTCCTTGACGCGGACCGCGCCGTTCACGAAGGCGATCCGGTCCGGGCCTACCTGCCCGGTGCGCTTTTGGTCATGGGCCTTCTGCCAGCGCTTGACCGCCTCGGCCGTGCCCTTGGTGAACTTCTCGTCGACGGCGAGCCCGGTGCCGTAACCGAGGTCGCGGAGGTTCTCCTCCAACTGCCGTACGTCCTTGCCCTTGTCGCCGGTCTTGAGGGTCCGGTACATGGGCTCGGAGCCGTACATCAGCCGGACCGGCTTGCCGTCGACCTCGTACAGCCGCTCGTCGCGCTCGACGGTGGAGCCGGAGCCGACGATCCAGGTGAGTGTGCCGGTGGGGCCGGCGTTGATCCTGCGCTCGCCCAGGTAGCCCAGGGTGCCTTCCTGCTGGCTGCTGTTGCTGAGGTCGCCGCGGGTGATCGGTTCGGTGTCGGGCAGCCGCGCGGAGTCGTTCCGGACTTCCTGCTTCTCGCGGGCGGTGAGCGCGGTGACGGTGGTCCCGCCGCCGGCGACCGCGACGATCGCCACAAGGGCGATCACGAGCCGGCGGCGGCTCATGGCTGCACGCTCGCGCACGCCTTGTTGGCCTTCTCGAACTTCTTCAGCTGTTCCCCCCTCAGCGCGGGCATGGCCTCCGTCGAGCCGTCGTCGAACTTCGGGTCGGGCAGGTTGAAGCCGTTCTTGCGCATGCACCGCGCGTACTTCACAGCCTTGTCCTTGTCGGCCTGGCTCATCTCCTCGCCCGCCCCCGAGCCCCCCGCCTTGCTCTGGCAGGCCTTCATCGCCTTCTCCAGCTTCTCCTTGGACATGCCGTTGCCGTCGACGCCCACGCCCTGGCCCTCCTCTTCGGGCTTGGGCTCGGGTACGTCCAGGCCGTGCTCGCGCAGGCACTTGCGGTGCTCCCGCGCCTGGTCGGCCTTCTTGTCCTCGCCGCTCACGTCGTTGGGCTTCTTTTCGCCGTCGGGCTTGGCGGAGCAGGCCGTGGTGAACAGGGCCAGCGTGGTGAGGCCGACGGCGGCCATGGTCCTGAGCTGTCGCTGTCGCAGTTGAGTCGTCATGGCACGAGGGTGGCGGGGGAGCGGGTTTCGTTTCTCTCAGCGCAGTCGTTAACACCGGCGAAAGCCCCCTCTGGGATACACATGGGCCATGCGCGTACTGGTGGTGGAGGACGAGGGGTTTCTCGCCGAGATGATTGCCGAGGGGCTGCGCCGCGACGCACTCGCGGTGGATGTCGCGGCTGACGGCCTGGAGGCACTGCGCAAGCTGCAGTTCGGTGCGTACGACGTACTCGTCCTCGACCGCGATCTTCCTGGCATGCACGGCGACGACGTGTGCCGCCGCGTCGTCGAGCAACGGCTGCTGACGCGGGTGCTGATGCTGACGGCCGCTGGGACGGTACGGGACCGGGTCGAGGGCCTCGGGCTCGGAGCCGACGACTATCTGGCCAAGCCTTTCGCGTACGACGAGCTGCTGGCGCGTGTGCTGGCGCTGGGCCGCCGGGCCATGCCCGCACTGCCGCCCGTGCTGGAGCGGGCCGGGATCGTACTCGACACCGCCCGCCGTCAGGTCAGCCGTGACGGTCGTCATCTGCATCTGTCGCGCAAGGAGTTCGCGGTCCTGGAGGCGCTGCTGCGCGCGGAGGGCGCGGTGGTCAGCGGTGAGGACCTGATCGAGCAGGTGTGGGAGGAGCACACCAGCTACCGCACCAACGCGGTGCGGGTGGCGCTGAGCAAGTTGCGCGCCAAGCTGGGCGAACCGCCGGTGGTGGAGACGGTGCCGGGCGTGGGTTATCGCATCAAGGACGCATCTGGAGCAGGCTCGTGAGCCGCTTCGTGAATCGCTTCCCGGGCACAGAGCGGGCGCGACTGACGGCCCTGTACGGGGGACTGCTGGTGCTGGCGGGCGTACTGCTGACCGGCCTGGTCTATCTGCTCGTACGGCAGGGGCTGTACGCCTCGATCAGTACGGCAGTGACATCTTCCGTGCCCGCTCAGAGGGCGGCGGACGAGCCGTCCCCGCTGTCGCCGGCAACGCCGGATGCGCAGGTATGGCCGGTATCGCCGGTGGAGCCCCCCAGCCACGTCGGCGCGATCAAGGTGGCCACCAAGACGGTGAGCGACGCCGCCGAGGACGCCGTGCTGAACCGGCTGCTGATGGTCTCGGTCATCGTGCTGGCCGCGTACGCCGTCCTGTCCGTGGCCCTCGCCTGGTGGATGGCGGGCCGAGTGCTGCGCCCGGTCGCCGTGATCACGGAGACAGCGCGCAGCCTGTCCGGCCGGAATCTGCACGAGCGGATCGCGCTGGAGGGGCCGCCGGGCGAGCTGAAGGGGCTCGCGGACACGTTCGACGAGATGCTCGGCCGCATGGAACAACTGGTGGGCGCGCAGCAGCGGTTCGCCGCCAACGCGGCGCACGAACTGCGCACTCCCGTCGCGGTCCAGCGGGCGGCCGCGGAGATCGGCCTGGCGGGCGAGCCGGATGCGGAACGGGTGGCCCGTATCCGTACGAAACTGCTCGGCGTCGCGGACGACAGCGAGCGCCTGATCGAGGGCCTTCTGCTGCTGGCCGCCTCCGACCAGGGCCTGGAGCGCCACGACCCGGTGCGGCTGGACGAGGTCGTCTCATCGGCGACGACCGCTCTGGCGGCGGAGGCCGAGGCCCACGGCGTCACGGCGACTGTACGGACGCATCCCCTGACGGTCCGGGGCGACGCGATCCTGCTCGACCACCTGGTGCACAACCTGGTGGCGAACGCGATCCGGCACAACGTCCGGGGCGGCCGGGTGGATGTCCGCTGCGGCCCGACGGGCATCGAGGTCTCGAACACGGGCCCGGTGGTCCCGGCGGAGACGGTCCCGCTGCTCTTCGAACCCTTCCGCAGGCTGTCCGAACGCCGCCATGCGCCGGGGGAGGGGGCGGGCCTGGGCCTGTCGATAGTGGCGTCGATCGCGCGTGCGCACGAGGGGGAGGCGACGGCAAAACCGAATGAGGGGGGCGGCGGCCTGACGATCAGGGTGAGTTTCCCCACGGGGGACGGTGCGTGAGCCGTGGTGCGGGTCGTGGGCTTGCCCTGTGTCGTGGGGTGCGGGCGGCTGCGGTGCGGGTTGCGGTGTTTCCGACCCGGGCGGCGCGAAGGCCCGCCTAGTGGTGGAAGAAGATCCGGTCCCCGTACTCACTCATCACACGCCCGTTCCACTCGTGCCCCCCATCCACATTCCCCGACCTCAGCAGCGGCGGCTCGATCCCCCGCTCCACCAGGCTCTCCGCCGCCGCCGCCATCGTCGCCTGCATCAGCGCGCTCGTCACGACCGTCGACGCCGGCGCGAACGGCGCCTCGATCCCCTCGTGCGTCAGCTCCGCGTCCCCCACCGCGATCTTCGAATCGAGCACGATGTCGCAGTGGTCCCTGAGGAACGTGCCGGACACATGCCGGGACCTCGTCTCCCGCGCGTACGCCACCGACGTCACGCCGATGACCTTGAGCCCTAGCGCCCGCGCGTTCATCGCCATCTCCACCGGCAGCGCGTTCCGCCCGGACAGCGAGATGATCACGAGTACGTCGCCGGACCTGGCCGGGCTGGAGTCGAGCACCGCCCCCGCGAGCCCGTCCACCCGCTCCAGCGCGGAGCCGAGCGTCGCCGGCATGACGTCGACGCCGACGACGCCCGGGACGGCGAGCAGGTTCATCAGGGCGAGGCCGCCGGCCCGGTAGACGACGTCCTGCGCGGCGAGCGAGGAGTGGCCGGCGCCGAAGGCGAAGAGCCGCCCGCCCGCCGCGACGGTGTCGGCGATCGCGACGCCGGCGGCCGCGATGTTCGCCGCCTCCTCGTCCCGTACGCGTTGCAGCAGACCGATCGCGGCATCGAAAAACTGACCGGCCAGCTTGCTCTCGCTCATCGCCGAGCCCTTTCCGGAGGATGGATAGATGCGTACGGAGGTAAGGCAGGTAACGGAGGTATCGCAGGGGGAACGACCACGTGGCACCCCGGCGGGAATACCGCGTGTCGCGGATCACGTTGCGGTCTGGACCATTGCCCTGTCAATACGGGCTCTCCGACAGGCTTTCCCCGGCACGGCACGCTTGTCAGTGGGATGCGTCAGAATTGAGTCGGGGCCGCAGCGCACGATTCCATCGAGGGGCACGTATGTCCGGACTGATCGACACGACGGAGATGTATCTCCGCACCATCCTCGAGCTGGAAGAGGAAGGCGTGGTGCCCATGCGCGCCCGTATCGCCGAGCGACTCGACCAGAGCGGCCCGACGGTCAGCCAGACCGTGGCGCGTATGGAACGGGACGGCCTGGTGACGGTCGCAGGCGACCGTCACCTGGAGCTGACCGACGAGGGCCGGCGGCTGGCGACGCGCGTGATGCGCAAGCACCGCCTCGCCGAGTGTCTGCTCGTCGACGTGATCGGCCTCGAGTGGGAGCAGGTCCACGCGGAGGCGTGTCGCTGGGAGCACGTGATGAGCGAGGCGGTGGAGCGGCGCGTGCTGGAGCTGCTGCGCCACCCCACGGAGTCGCCGTACGGCAACCCGATCCCGGGCCTGGAGGAGCTGGGCGAGAAGGCGGAGGCCGACCCGTTCCTGGACGACGGCATGGTGTCGCTGGCGGACCTGGACCCGGGCGTGGACGGCAAGACGGTGGTGGTACGGCGTATCGGCGAGCCGATCCAGACCGACGCCCAGCTGATGTACACGCTGCGGCGGGCGGGCGTGCAGCCCGGCTCGGTGGTGAGCGTGACGGAGTCCGCGGGCGGGGTGCTGGTGGGCAGCAGCGGCGAGGCGGCGGAGCTGGAGGCGGACGTGGCGTCGCACGTCTTCGTGGCCAAGCAGTAGTCGCGTAACCGTCACCTCGCTTTCCGTCAGCCAGTAACCGATTTCTGTCCGGAATGGCAGCGCCCGGGCGAATCGCGTGCCACGCTGTGGCTAGGCATGACCCGACGGCCGGGGAGGGATCAGGGTGATGCGCCCGTCGTATGCCCCGCGCGCACAAAACTGCGCCCAGCACATGTACGCCCAGCGCATGCCCTGCGCCCCGTGCACACAGGAATGCCCCGGCGCCCATCGGCGCCGGGGCCTGTCCTCCCCTGTGCTGACCCGGAGCCCCGAGCTCTCAGGGTCAATCCCCTCGGACCGTCTTCCCCGACCGGCCCGCCTCCCGCTGAAGATCTCCCCTCGGTCACGGGCGTCAATCCTTGAAGGCGGTCACTCGAACGAGGGGTGTTGCGCACCAGAAGCACGTTTTCGAATAAAGGTTCGATAGTCTGGCGGTACTCGACGAGCTCGACAGGGGCTCGGCGCGGTCTCGATCACCGGGGGAGAGAAGGGGGTGCCAGGCCACATGGTGCGGCGCATCGACGTAACCGGAGCCAACGGCGTACGCCTGGCTGCCTGGGAGTTCGCAGATCCACCCAAGGGGCCGGGCGAGGCCGTGCACGCCCCCGCGTCTGGAGTCTTACTGCTCCACGGCCTGATGGGCCGCGCCTCGCACTGGGCGTCCACAGCCCGCTGGCTGGCGGAGCGTCACCGCGCGGTCGCCCTTGACCAGCGCGGTCACGGCCGAAGCGACAAGCCGGCCGAGGGCCCGTTCACCCGCGAGGCGTATGTGTCCGACGCCGAGGCCGCGATCGAACAGCTGAGCCTCGCCCCGGTGACCCTGATCGGCCACTCGATGGGCGCGCTCACCGCTTGGCAACTGGCCGCCAAACGCCCGGACCTGGTCCAGGCCCTGATCATCTGCGACATGCGCGCCTCGGCGCTGGGCGCGGCCTCGCAGCGCGAGTGGGACGACTGGTTCCGCTCCTGGCCCGTCCCCTTCGCGACGCTTGCGGATGTACGGAAGTGGTTCGGCGAGGACGATCCGTGGGTCG
It includes:
- the pdxH gene encoding pyridoxamine 5'-phosphate oxidase; its protein translation is MREQYRSTPLLETDLAADPMDQFARWFKDAASGGLHEPNAMIVSTATPDGRPSSRTVLLKQYDAHGFVFYTNYDSRKGREMAANPYVSLLFPWHPLARQVIVTGVAARIGRDETAAYFRSRPHGSQLGAWASEQSSVIGSRDELLRRYEELATRYPEGEQVPAPPEWGGYRIDPQTLEFWQGHENRLHDRLRYVRTESGWKVERLSP
- a CDS encoding winged helix-turn-helix transcriptional regulator; translated protein: MARSVPERDAACAVAQAAAVIGDWWSLLLVREAARGRYRFDELQHELDISRKVLTERLNHLVDSGVLEKVPYQQGPVRYEYRLTDTGRALLPVLVSMQDWADRWLLGDGTLTASADEHSAEAHRVLGLPGTRLPRIALPAHTGGELDPVDAQAAATVLFCYPATGRPSPLPDGWADIPGTVGCTLENRLFRDAYGDFTAAGVAVRGVSTQRPDEQRAFAVAEDIPFPLLSDMDTRLSAALRLPTFRAGQALRLKRAVLVLDRERAVRHVQYPVTDIPAAVRTALLQGRQLSG
- a CDS encoding PAS domain-containing protein, encoding MSASRSETTNALGPDEPVPEGEGSAEPVTVPGSELLAALLDGMDAALCAFDADGTITHWNREAERILGWSSEEAVGRRGFAGWAVRTADAEEVQGRLMAAMDGPGRQVHEFALLRKDGGRVLVRTQSARVLGADGKPAGVYCAFSEVHAQIDLERSIALSEALFEDASWGVVLVDVDLRPTVVNGYASRALGAGRTSPLGRPLGELVVQGVEELEGALHHVLAEGAPRGLVELWVTLGTGDGERRRCWRSGFLRLASPLAEEPVPLGVGWLFHDVTESKLAEQEADRLRFRSSQLHRAGRAAAECEDPMEAATAYLDFALAGFADHALIDLAEPDGARLIRAAATPSGAPGPCVPVVGGGIPVRYPPGHPALQAADRNGSVRASAPTSKPADEWAAERQWPRDAVHALCTVLRSRGRTLGVVTFLRGASRPPFERADAMYAESMAVLTASALDLTRLTAD
- a CDS encoding ABC transporter permease, with product MRAGARLKAARLSPRDVLHVGSAGLRSRPVRVVLSALGIAIGIATMIAVVGISASSKAQLMRQLDELGTNLLVATPGESLFAGEEVKLPKDAPGMVSRIDGVQQVGATGNLKHSVRRHEKIPEDETGGIAVKAATEKLLEVLRGTVASGTWLNAANGRYPSVVLGDVAAERLGVTEPGRQVWIGGRYFTVVGILDPLPLAPEIERSVLVGPEAAEELLGYDGHPTSVYERSTDTSVGDVRKLLAPTIDPQNPQNVRVTDPSSALKAKAATEGAFSTLLLALGGIALLVGGVGVANTMIISVLERRHEIGLRRSLGATRGHIRIQFVTESLMLSGLGGLAGVALGAAATGAYAASGGLPWVVPLWAVGGGFGATLLIGTVAGLYPAVRAAGLSPTLALQAG
- a CDS encoding ABC transporter ATP-binding protein, translating into MSTPLNTVVALFGVTKEYAGGVRALDSVDLTVGAGELLGIVGPSGSGKSTLLHIVGTLDRPTAGTVTITGHEVASLNDRRLSALRSRHIGFVFQAFHLVPGVSAQDNVAEGLLYSGLPRARRRALAADALARVGLADRMKHRPHELSGGQKQRVAIARAVVGEPDLLLADEPTGALDSASGEAVMGLLHDLNAEGATIAVITHDTEIAAQLPRQVRLRDGRIVADNSLAGLEGAVC
- a CDS encoding efflux RND transporter periplasmic adaptor subunit encodes the protein MSRRRLVIALVAIVAVAGGGTTVTALTAREKQEVRNDSARLPDTEPITRGDLSNSSQQEGTLGYLGERRINAGPTGTLTWIVGSGSTVERDERLYEVDGKPVRLMYGSEPMYRTLKTGDKGKDVRQLEENLRDLGYGTGLAVDEKFTKGTAEAVKRWQKAHDQKRTGQVGPDRIAFVNGAVRVKDRGAETGEPVAPGKPLLTVTGSQRVVRFKLSVADGGLAKVGTRVSVGLPDGSSATGKVTGVGKTAKSGDDPQDKSPKIDVTVSFDNPKKVTAFDQSPVTVSLTGETRENILSVPVNALLALPGGGFGVQVVENGGTRDVKVELGIFGQGRVEVSGEGLRDGMKVGVPSA
- a CDS encoding response regulator transcription factor → MRVLVVEDEGFLAEMIAEGLRRDALAVDVAADGLEALRKLQFGAYDVLVLDRDLPGMHGDDVCRRVVEQRLLTRVLMLTAAGTVRDRVEGLGLGADDYLAKPFAYDELLARVLALGRRAMPALPPVLERAGIVLDTARRQVSRDGRHLHLSRKEFAVLEALLRAEGAVVSGEDLIEQVWEEHTSYRTNAVRVALSKLRAKLGEPPVVETVPGVGYRIKDASGAGS
- a CDS encoding ATP-binding protein yields the protein MSRFVNRFPGTERARLTALYGGLLVLAGVLLTGLVYLLVRQGLYASISTAVTSSVPAQRAADEPSPLSPATPDAQVWPVSPVEPPSHVGAIKVATKTVSDAAEDAVLNRLLMVSVIVLAAYAVLSVALAWWMAGRVLRPVAVITETARSLSGRNLHERIALEGPPGELKGLADTFDEMLGRMEQLVGAQQRFAANAAHELRTPVAVQRAAAEIGLAGEPDAERVARIRTKLLGVADDSERLIEGLLLLAASDQGLERHDPVRLDEVVSSATTALAAEAEAHGVTATVRTHPLTVRGDAILLDHLVHNLVANAIRHNVRGGRVDVRCGPTGIEVSNTGPVVPAETVPLLFEPFRRLSERRHAPGEGAGLGLSIVASIARAHEGEATAKPNEGGGGLTIRVSFPTGDGA
- a CDS encoding SIS domain-containing protein produces the protein MSESKLAGQFFDAAIGLLQRVRDEEAANIAAAGVAIADTVAAGGRLFAFGAGHSSLAAQDVVYRAGGLALMNLLAVPGVVGVDVMPATLGSALERVDGLAGAVLDSSPARSGDVLVIISLSGRNALPVEMAMNARALGLKVIGVTSVAYARETRSRHVSGTFLRDHCDIVLDSKIAVGDAELTHEGIEAPFAPASTVVTSALMQATMAAAAESLVERGIEPPLLRSGNVDGGHEWNGRVMSEYGDRIFFHH
- a CDS encoding metal-dependent transcriptional regulator: MSGLIDTTEMYLRTILELEEEGVVPMRARIAERLDQSGPTVSQTVARMERDGLVTVAGDRHLELTDEGRRLATRVMRKHRLAECLLVDVIGLEWEQVHAEACRWEHVMSEAVERRVLELLRHPTESPYGNPIPGLEELGEKAEADPFLDDGMVSLADLDPGVDGKTVVVRRIGEPIQTDAQLMYTLRRAGVQPGSVVSVTESAGGVLVGSSGEAAELEADVASHVFVAKQ